Proteins from a single region of Amycolatopsis sp. CA-230715:
- a CDS encoding DUF6461 domain-containing protein — protein sequence MTGDDDFRWLYASPLCEAACVTTVKTTDTDGVLRGFGGILEEARTLALEDVWSSFPGKSALAVRRRGDRVIAVEVNGFEGSRTEVLRRVSALGETVSAFWNVNAVTRFSYAVDGRVKTSFEVGVNAAREGEDPDCLADLVDAIDWAPGKWLTGMLRLAAEVTGRPVTENLLEGVYEVVPVAAHLGDVHPVAPGFEQLEYHHPVVASALHRAEDEALLAVARAAVDAVTEPVVLPGLPDGDDEFDELVRMAHYETSATGYRDHAPGSDRYRLVALDAVRTLRVAPNLLTAAFKTVETATLAKQMAGVDPAPMLAVFLGLLGNPPPPSGSDGARASGATPLERHAWITGHWLGLAASVTYVRDVPLARVAEAFGGTPAGRGPVSLTDTEQVALREEGGWVLAIGFNRSPFAHEVVEALRPHGTVLNVGWQTRGNRLVYYAEPGHEVAMIRPGQADVPEPLRAFTSALPEPSPEEVAAWLLALGEVVSGVAVPPESLDAEHILLDTDRKKHPKS from the coding sequence ATGACTGGGGACGATGATTTCCGCTGGCTGTACGCGAGCCCGCTGTGCGAAGCGGCCTGCGTGACCACGGTGAAAACGACCGATACCGACGGCGTCCTGCGTGGATTCGGCGGTATCCTGGAAGAAGCGCGAACGCTCGCACTCGAAGACGTCTGGAGCAGTTTTCCCGGCAAGTCCGCCCTCGCGGTGCGCCGGCGGGGCGACCGCGTCATCGCGGTCGAGGTCAACGGCTTCGAAGGCTCGCGCACCGAGGTGCTGCGCAGGGTCTCGGCGCTCGGGGAGACGGTCAGCGCGTTCTGGAACGTCAACGCGGTGACCCGGTTCAGCTACGCCGTCGACGGCCGGGTGAAGACCTCGTTCGAAGTGGGCGTGAACGCGGCGCGCGAGGGTGAAGATCCCGACTGCCTCGCCGATCTGGTCGACGCGATCGACTGGGCGCCAGGCAAGTGGCTGACCGGGATGCTCCGGCTCGCGGCCGAGGTGACCGGGCGGCCGGTCACCGAGAACTTGCTGGAGGGGGTGTACGAGGTCGTCCCGGTCGCGGCGCACCTCGGAGACGTGCACCCGGTCGCACCGGGTTTCGAACAACTGGAGTACCACCACCCGGTAGTCGCCAGCGCGCTGCACCGCGCCGAGGACGAAGCGCTGCTGGCAGTGGCGCGAGCCGCGGTCGACGCGGTGACCGAACCGGTGGTCCTGCCCGGCCTGCCCGACGGCGACGACGAATTCGACGAGCTGGTCCGCATGGCCCACTACGAAACGAGCGCGACCGGCTACCGCGATCACGCGCCCGGCTCCGACCGGTATCGGCTCGTGGCACTGGACGCCGTGCGCACGCTGCGCGTGGCACCGAACCTGCTCACGGCCGCGTTCAAGACGGTCGAAACGGCCACGCTCGCGAAGCAGATGGCCGGTGTCGATCCGGCGCCGATGCTCGCCGTTTTCCTCGGCCTGCTGGGAAATCCGCCGCCGCCGTCCGGTTCGGACGGTGCTCGTGCGTCCGGCGCGACCCCGCTGGAGCGGCACGCGTGGATCACCGGGCACTGGCTCGGGCTCGCCGCTTCGGTCACCTACGTGCGCGATGTGCCACTCGCTCGTGTGGCCGAGGCGTTCGGCGGCACGCCCGCCGGGCGCGGTCCGGTGTCGCTCACCGACACCGAGCAGGTCGCGCTGCGCGAGGAGGGCGGCTGGGTGCTCGCGATCGGGTTCAACCGGTCCCCGTTCGCACACGAGGTCGTCGAAGCACTCCGTCCACACGGGACAGTGCTCAACGTCGGCTGGCAAACGCGTGGCAACAGGCTGGTCTACTACGCCGAACCCGGCCACGAGGTCGCCATGATCCGGCCAGGACAGGCCGACGTCCCCGAGCCACTGCGCGCGTTCACCTCCGCGCTCCCCGAGCCTTCGCCGGAAGAGGTCGCCGCGTGGCTGCTCGCGCTCGGCGAAGTCGTCTCCGGAGTGGCGGTGCCACCGGAAAGCCTCGATGCGGAACACATCCTGCTCGACACGGACCGGAAGAAGCACCCCAAGTCGTAG
- a CDS encoding DUF6461 domain-containing protein — protein MTGDEYGWLSSSALSEAACVTMVKTTDLDCVLRGFGGVLDDARTIPFGESWETFNERYAVAVCRKGEYVVAVEGNGFQGSRPEVLRRVSALGETVSAFWNVNALTRFSYAVGGRVKTSFEVGVDATPEGEDPGCLAGLADAIDWAPGNWKTGMLRLAAEVTGLRFAEEWLGDEYTVAPIAAHLSDVHPIMPGFHQLEFDSPVLARALRRADDETLLAVARTAVDALTESVTLPELPHGDAELDELIRMANYEADAGAYAGYAPRTNAHLLFALDAVRTLRAAPNALTAAFKTVETAKRVKRMAGDDPAPMLADFLAVLGNPPLPSGSDGSRATGGTPSERHAWITGHWLGAGALVTYAHGVPIDSAAEAFGGTPIGTGPLSLSDTQQVALRRDGDWVLAIGFTRPSFSFQVLDALRPHGTVLVVGWSSSSGGFAYYAEPGHDVVLLVPGQGDVPEQLRAFTAALPEPSPEETAAWLLALGEVVSGVAMTPESLDAEHTLLAIDRKM, from the coding sequence ATGACTGGGGACGAATACGGCTGGCTGTCCTCGAGCGCTCTGAGCGAAGCCGCCTGCGTGACCATGGTGAAGACGACCGACCTCGACTGCGTGTTGCGCGGGTTCGGCGGCGTGCTCGACGACGCGAGGACCATCCCGTTCGGGGAATCCTGGGAAACCTTCAACGAGCGTTACGCGGTCGCGGTGTGCCGCAAGGGCGAGTACGTGGTCGCCGTCGAAGGCAACGGGTTCCAGGGCTCGAGGCCCGAGGTGCTGCGCAGGGTGTCGGCGCTCGGAGAGACGGTGAGTGCCTTCTGGAACGTCAACGCGCTGACCCGGTTCAGCTACGCCGTCGGCGGCCGCGTGAAGACCTCGTTCGAAGTGGGCGTGGACGCGACGCCCGAAGGCGAGGATCCCGGCTGCCTCGCCGGGTTGGCCGACGCGATCGACTGGGCGCCGGGGAACTGGAAGACCGGCATGCTCCGGCTCGCCGCCGAAGTGACCGGCCTGCGCTTCGCCGAAGAATGGCTGGGCGACGAATACACCGTCGCACCGATCGCGGCACACCTCAGCGACGTGCACCCGATCATGCCGGGCTTCCACCAGCTGGAATTCGACAGCCCGGTGCTCGCCCGCGCACTGCGCCGTGCCGATGACGAAACGCTGCTGGCGGTGGCGCGGACCGCGGTCGACGCGCTGACCGAGTCGGTGACCTTGCCCGAGCTGCCCCACGGCGACGCCGAACTCGACGAACTGATCCGGATGGCCAACTACGAGGCGGATGCGGGCGCCTACGCCGGTTACGCGCCCCGCACGAACGCGCACCTGCTCTTCGCGCTGGACGCGGTGCGCACGCTGCGGGCCGCCCCGAACGCCCTCACCGCCGCGTTCAAGACGGTCGAAACCGCCAAGCGCGTGAAGCGGATGGCCGGCGACGATCCGGCGCCGATGCTCGCGGATTTCCTTGCTGTGCTGGGAAATCCGCCGCTACCGTCGGGTTCGGACGGGTCCCGCGCGACGGGCGGCACCCCGTCGGAACGGCACGCGTGGATCACCGGGCATTGGCTCGGGGCCGGCGCGCTGGTCACCTACGCGCACGGTGTGCCGATCGACAGCGCCGCCGAAGCGTTCGGCGGTACGCCCATCGGCACCGGTCCGTTGTCGCTTTCGGACACCCAGCAGGTGGCGTTGCGGCGGGACGGCGACTGGGTGCTCGCGATCGGGTTCACCCGGCCCTCCTTCTCGTTCCAGGTCCTCGACGCGCTCCGTCCACACGGGACGGTGCTCGTCGTCGGGTGGAGCAGCAGCAGTGGCGGCTTCGCGTACTACGCGGAGCCCGGTCACGACGTGGTCTTGCTCGTGCCGGGACAAGGCGACGTACCCGAGCAGCTACGCGCGTTCACCGCGGCGCTCCCGGAACCGTCGCCGGAAGAGACCGCCGCGTGGCTGCTCGCGCTCGGCGAAGTCGTCTCCGGGGTGGCGATGACCCCGGAGAGCCTCGATGCCGAGCACACCCTGCTCGCCATCGACAGGAAAATGTGA
- a CDS encoding MFS transporter, with amino-acid sequence MTAVDSVHERRRWYALVLLCSAQFVVVLDASVINVALPAIGQDLGAGQRALTWVVSAYVLAFGGFLLLGGRLADLLGRRRLFVSGLLLFGIASLAGGFADSVGVLVTARVVQGLGAAVLSPSAMSIIAVTFSDGAERNKAFAAWGAVGGAGGAAGVILSGVLTQYAGWEWVLWINVPVVVACVLLVRPLLAGTRAPSGDRVFDLAGAATVTAALTLLVYTLVEAPRAGAVQLFGSLLGVLVLLAAFVAIERRSRAPLVDLATFRLRTLTGANVAGILTGGVVVTMFFFLSLLLQNVLGYDAITTGLSLVPMCLVSFGIALGLASALVTKHGYKPVLTGGLALFAAGLAWLSLFSPGDGFVFSVLAPELVAGAGLGLVFAPLFVAASTGVGWQQAGLASGLINTSQQLGGALGLAVVSAVAFTGDTSPEGLARDYGTAFLSCAVIAALGVVATAFLIRSSDSRDHAELSRAAEPVA; translated from the coding sequence TTGACTGCGGTCGATAGTGTGCACGAGCGCCGCCGCTGGTACGCGCTCGTGTTGTTGTGCTCCGCGCAGTTCGTCGTGGTGCTGGACGCCTCGGTGATCAACGTGGCGCTGCCCGCGATCGGGCAGGACCTCGGCGCCGGGCAGCGGGCGCTGACCTGGGTGGTCAGCGCCTACGTGCTGGCCTTCGGCGGTTTCCTGCTGCTGGGTGGCAGGCTGGCGGACCTGCTCGGCCGCAGGCGCCTGTTCGTCTCCGGCCTGCTGCTGTTCGGGATCGCGTCGCTGGCGGGCGGGTTCGCCGATTCGGTCGGCGTGCTGGTCACCGCCCGCGTGGTGCAGGGTCTCGGCGCCGCCGTGCTTTCGCCGTCCGCGATGTCGATCATCGCGGTGACCTTTTCGGACGGTGCGGAGCGGAACAAGGCGTTCGCCGCGTGGGGTGCGGTCGGGGGTGCCGGTGGCGCGGCGGGCGTGATCCTCAGCGGCGTGCTGACGCAATACGCGGGCTGGGAATGGGTGCTGTGGATCAACGTCCCGGTCGTCGTCGCGTGCGTGCTGCTCGTGCGCCCGCTGCTCGCCGGAACCCGTGCGCCTTCGGGTGACCGGGTGTTCGACCTCGCCGGGGCCGCCACGGTCACCGCCGCGCTCACCCTGCTCGTCTACACGCTGGTGGAAGCGCCGCGAGCCGGTGCGGTGCAGCTCTTCGGTTCGCTGCTCGGCGTTCTCGTGCTGCTGGCCGCGTTCGTCGCGATCGAACGGCGGTCGCGCGCGCCGCTGGTCGACCTGGCGACCTTCCGGTTGCGCACGCTCACCGGCGCCAACGTCGCCGGGATCCTCACCGGCGGCGTGGTGGTGACGATGTTCTTCTTCCTGTCGCTGCTCCTGCAGAACGTGCTGGGCTACGACGCGATCACCACCGGCCTGTCACTGGTGCCGATGTGCCTGGTGAGCTTCGGCATCGCGCTCGGGCTCGCTTCGGCGCTCGTGACGAAGCACGGCTACAAACCGGTGCTGACCGGCGGGCTGGCACTGTTCGCCGCGGGTCTTGCCTGGCTGTCGCTGTTCTCCCCCGGCGACGGGTTCGTTTTCTCGGTACTGGCGCCGGAACTGGTCGCGGGCGCCGGTCTCGGCCTGGTGTTCGCCCCGCTGTTCGTCGCCGCGTCGACCGGTGTCGGCTGGCAGCAGGCGGGGCTCGCCAGCGGCCTGATCAACACCAGCCAGCAACTCGGCGGCGCGCTCGGACTGGCCGTGGTGTCCGCCGTCGCCTTCACCGGAGACACCTCGCCCGAAGGGCTCGCCCGTGATTACGGCACCGCGTTCCTCAGCTGCGCGGTGATCGCCGCACTGGGTGTTGTCGCGACGGCCTTCTTGATCCGGTCGAGCGACAGCAGGGACCACGCCGAACTGAGCCGCGCGGCGGAACCCGTCGCATAA